In the Apteryx mantelli isolate bAptMan1 chromosome 1, bAptMan1.hap1, whole genome shotgun sequence genome, one interval contains:
- the TMCO3 gene encoding transmembrane and coiled-coil domain-containing protein 3 isoform X4, translating into MQAIGFISLWMLISLLCGQLANTGEHEDVVKHAIKLHRGKGAVVTQRKQWVLESCRKLSGLLRQKNVVLNKLKNAIRAVEKDTGLSDEEKLFQVHTFEIFQKELNESENSVFQAIHSLRRALQGDYKDVVNMKESSRQRLEALREAAIKPLPSTTEGKHERFLPSPLPPCPHKEETVLVKEEMEYVELLAAEKHQVEALKNMQHQNKSLSILDEILEDVRKAADRLEEEIEEHAFDDNKSVRGVNFEAVLRVEEDEASSKRNASKREVEDDLGLSMLIDSQNNQYILTKPRDSTIPRADHHFIKDIVTIGMLSLPCGWLCTTIGLPTMFGYIICGVLLGPSGLNSIKSIVQVETLGEFGVFFTLFLVGLEFSPERLRKVWKISLQGPCYMTVLMIAFGLLWGHLLQIRPTQSVFISTCLSLSSTPLVSRFLAGSVRGDKEGDIDYSSVLLGMLVMQDVQLGLFIAVMPTLIQAGASTYSSIVKEILRILILIGQILFSLAAVFLICLVIKTYLIGPYYRKLHTESKGNKEILILGISAFIFLMLTITELLDVSMELGCFLAGALISSQGHMVTEEIMSCIEPIRDFLAIIFFASIVLKILYC; encoded by the exons ATGCAGGCAATTGGATTTATTTCCCTATGGATGTTGATTTCACTGCTTTGTGGCCAGTTAGCAAATACCGGAGAACATGAAGATGTAGTAAAGCATGCAATAAAGTTGCATCGTGGGAAAGGAGCTGTTGTTACTCAGAGAAAGCAATGGGTATTGGAGAGCTGCAGAAAACTATCTGGCCTCCTTCGCCAAAAGAATGTTGTGCTCAACAAACTAAAAAATGCTATAAGAGCAGTGGAGAAGGATACAGGCCTGTCAGATGAAGAGAAACTCTTTCAGGTGCATACCTTTGAAATTTTCCAAAAGGAGCTAAATGAAAGTGAAAACTCGGTTTTTCAAGCAATCCACAGCCTCCGGAGAGCTCTACAAGGTGATTACAAAGATGTTGTAAATATGAAAGAAAGCAGTAGACAGAGACTGGAAGCCTTGAGAGAAGCTGCAATTAAG CCTCTGCCCTCAACCACTGAAGGAAAACATGAAAgattccttccctcccccctgcctCCATGTCCTCATAAAGAAGAGACTGTCCTTGTGAAA GAAGAAATGGAATACGTTGAACTCTTAGCAGCAGAGAAGCATCAGGTTGAAGCCCTTAAGAATATGCAACATCAAAACAAAAGCCTGTCAATACTTGATGAGATTCTTGAAGATGTCAGGAAGGCAGCTGATAGATTGGAGGAGGAAATAGAAGAACATGCTTTTGATGACAACAAATCT GTAAGAGGTGTTAACTTTGAAGCAGTTTTAAGGGTGGAAGAAGATGAGGCCAGCTCCAAAAGAAATGCTTCAAAAAGAGAAGTGGAAGATGACTTAGGTCTTAGTATGCTTATTGATTCCCAGAACAATCAGTATATCCTTACAAAGCCCAGAGATTCAACCATTCCTCGTGCTGATCATCATTTCATAAAG GATATTGTGACAATAGGAATGTTGTCTTTGCCATGTGGTTGGCTGTGCACAACAATAGGATTGCCAACAATGTTTGGGTATATCATCTGTGGAGTACTCTTAGGACCATCAGGATTAAATAGTATCAAG tctATTGTACAGGTGGAGACATTAGGAGAATTTGGTGTATTCTTCACTCTCTTTCTAGTTGGTCTGGAATTTTCTCCTGAAAGATTAAGAAAG gTATGGAAGATATCTTTGCAAGGACCCTGCTACATGACAGTTCTGATGATTGCCTTTGGTTTATTATGGGGACACTTGCTCCAAATTAGACCAACCCAAAGCGTCTTTATTTCCACTTGTTTGTCTTTATCAAGCACACCATTGGTGTCAAGATTTCTTGCAGGTAGTGTTCGAGGAGATAAGGAAG GGGACATTGACTACAGTAGCGTACTACTTGGCATGTTGGTGATGCAGGATGTGCAGCTTGGTTTATTTATAGCTGTCATGCCTACACTTATTCAAGCAGGAGCAAGCACCTATTCCAG CATTGTCAAGGAAATACTGAGAATACTGATACTGATTGGCCAAATTCTCTTTTCtctggctgctgtttttcttATATGTCTTGTTATAAAGACTTATCTCATAGGACCATATTATCGCAAGTTGCATACGGAAAGCAAAGGGAATAAAGAAATCCTCATTCTAGGAATATCTGCATTCATCTTCCTTATGTTAACG
- the TMCO3 gene encoding transmembrane and coiled-coil domain-containing protein 3 isoform X3, whose protein sequence is MQAIGFISLWMLISLLCGQLANTGEHEDVVKHAIKLHRGKGAVVTQRKQWVLESCRKLSGLLRQKNVVLNKLKNAIRAVEKDTGLSDEEKLFQVHTFEIFQKELNESENSVFQAIHSLRRALQGDYKDVVNMKESSRQRLEALREAAIKPLPSTTEGKHERFLPSPLPPCPHKEETVLVKEEMEYVELLAAEKHQVEALKNMQHQNKSLSILDEILEDVRKAADRLEEEIEEHAFDDNKSVRGVNFEAVLRVEEDEASSKRNASKREVEDDLGLSMLIDSQNNQYILTKPRDSTIPRADHHFIKDIVTIGMLSLPCGWLCTTIGLPTMFGYIICGVLLGPSGLNSIKSIVQVETLGEFGVFFTLFLVGLEFSPERLRKVWKISLQGPCYMTVLMIAFGLLWGHLLQIRPTQSVFISTCLSLSSTPLVSRFLAGSVRGDKEGDIDYSSVLLGMLVMQDVQLGLFIAVMPTLIQAGASTYSSIVKEILRILILIGQILFSLAAVFLICLVIKTYLIGPYYRKLHTESKGNKEILILGISAFIFLMLTITELLDVSMELGCFLAGALISSQGHMVTEEIMSCIEPIRDFLAIIFFASIAFKKRGIFQF, encoded by the exons ATGCAGGCAATTGGATTTATTTCCCTATGGATGTTGATTTCACTGCTTTGTGGCCAGTTAGCAAATACCGGAGAACATGAAGATGTAGTAAAGCATGCAATAAAGTTGCATCGTGGGAAAGGAGCTGTTGTTACTCAGAGAAAGCAATGGGTATTGGAGAGCTGCAGAAAACTATCTGGCCTCCTTCGCCAAAAGAATGTTGTGCTCAACAAACTAAAAAATGCTATAAGAGCAGTGGAGAAGGATACAGGCCTGTCAGATGAAGAGAAACTCTTTCAGGTGCATACCTTTGAAATTTTCCAAAAGGAGCTAAATGAAAGTGAAAACTCGGTTTTTCAAGCAATCCACAGCCTCCGGAGAGCTCTACAAGGTGATTACAAAGATGTTGTAAATATGAAAGAAAGCAGTAGACAGAGACTGGAAGCCTTGAGAGAAGCTGCAATTAAG CCTCTGCCCTCAACCACTGAAGGAAAACATGAAAgattccttccctcccccctgcctCCATGTCCTCATAAAGAAGAGACTGTCCTTGTGAAA GAAGAAATGGAATACGTTGAACTCTTAGCAGCAGAGAAGCATCAGGTTGAAGCCCTTAAGAATATGCAACATCAAAACAAAAGCCTGTCAATACTTGATGAGATTCTTGAAGATGTCAGGAAGGCAGCTGATAGATTGGAGGAGGAAATAGAAGAACATGCTTTTGATGACAACAAATCT GTAAGAGGTGTTAACTTTGAAGCAGTTTTAAGGGTGGAAGAAGATGAGGCCAGCTCCAAAAGAAATGCTTCAAAAAGAGAAGTGGAAGATGACTTAGGTCTTAGTATGCTTATTGATTCCCAGAACAATCAGTATATCCTTACAAAGCCCAGAGATTCAACCATTCCTCGTGCTGATCATCATTTCATAAAG GATATTGTGACAATAGGAATGTTGTCTTTGCCATGTGGTTGGCTGTGCACAACAATAGGATTGCCAACAATGTTTGGGTATATCATCTGTGGAGTACTCTTAGGACCATCAGGATTAAATAGTATCAAG tctATTGTACAGGTGGAGACATTAGGAGAATTTGGTGTATTCTTCACTCTCTTTCTAGTTGGTCTGGAATTTTCTCCTGAAAGATTAAGAAAG gTATGGAAGATATCTTTGCAAGGACCCTGCTACATGACAGTTCTGATGATTGCCTTTGGTTTATTATGGGGACACTTGCTCCAAATTAGACCAACCCAAAGCGTCTTTATTTCCACTTGTTTGTCTTTATCAAGCACACCATTGGTGTCAAGATTTCTTGCAGGTAGTGTTCGAGGAGATAAGGAAG GGGACATTGACTACAGTAGCGTACTACTTGGCATGTTGGTGATGCAGGATGTGCAGCTTGGTTTATTTATAGCTGTCATGCCTACACTTATTCAAGCAGGAGCAAGCACCTATTCCAG CATTGTCAAGGAAATACTGAGAATACTGATACTGATTGGCCAAATTCTCTTTTCtctggctgctgtttttcttATATGTCTTGTTATAAAGACTTATCTCATAGGACCATATTATCGCAAGTTGCATACGGAAAGCAAAGGGAATAAAGAAATCCTCATTCTAGGAATATCTGCATTCATCTTCCTTATGTTAACG